The Streptomyces noursei ATCC 11455 sequence GCCACCCGCTCCGGGAAGGCCAGCGCCGCGAGCAGTCCGGCGACCGCGTCCTCGGACGCGACGCCCCCGGCCGCCGGCCCCCGCCGCTCCCCGGGGTCCCGCTCCGGTTCCCCGGCGGCCGCCGCCAGTCGCCGCGCCTCCTGCCGCCACCGCGCGGCGTAGGCGTCGCCGCCCCGGCGTGCGGTGCGCCACGCGGCCGCCAGATCGTCCCCGTAGGACCGCGGCGGCTCCTCGCTCAGCAGCGCCACCACCTCCGCCGCGCGCCGCACACCGACCTCGGTCGCGCCGTCCAGCAGCGCGCGGGCCAGCCGGGGGTGCAGTCCCAGCCGGGCCATCCGCACGCCCCGTTCGGTCGCCCGGCCCGCCGCGTCCACCGCGCCGATCGCCGTCAGCACCTCCCGGGCCGCGGCCAGCGCCCCGGCCGGCGGTGCGTCCAGCAGCGCCAGCCCGCTCGCCGTCGGATCGCCCCAACAGGCCGTCTGCAGGGCGAACGCGGTCAGGTCGGCGACCTTGATCTCCGGATCCGGGAAGCGCGGCAGCCGTCCGTCCTCCCCCTCGGCCCAGCAGCGGTAGACCACCCCGGGCTCCTGCCGGCCGGCCCGCCCGGCCCGCTGCCGCGCCGCCGCCCGAGAGGCGCGGACGGTCGTCAGCGCGCCGAGCCCCCGCGCGTGGTCCATCCGCGGCACCCGCGCCAGCCCGCTGTCCACCACGACCCGCACCCCGGGCACGGTCAGGCTGGACTCCGCCACGGAGGTCGCCAGGACGACCCGGCGGGCCCTTCCCCCGTTCTCGGCTTCGCTCGAACGAGAGGTACCCCCACCGCCCGCCAGCACCGCGTCCTGCACCTCGGCCGACGCCCGCCCGTGCACCTGCAGCACCTCGGCGTCCACCCCCGCCAACTGCCCCGCCACCCGTGCGATCTCGCCGACCCCGGGCAGGAAGCACAGCACGTCACCGGCCTGTTCCCGCAGCGCCCGCCGCACCACGGCGGCGACGTGCGCCAGCAGCGCCGGATCCACCCGCATCCCGTGCGGCGGCGCGACCGGCCGCTCCGGCGGCGCCCACACCACCTCCACCGGGTGCGAGACCCCCGTCGCGGCCACCACCGGAGCCGGCTCACCGCCGCCCAGCAGCCGCGCCCACCCCTCCGCGTCGGTCGTCGCGGAGGCCGCCAGCAGCCGCAGCTCCGGACGCAGCGCCGCCCGTACGTCCAAGAGGAAGGCCGCGCAGGTGTCGGCGTCCAGATGCCGCTCGTGGCACTCGTCCAGCACCACGACGTCCACCCCGGCCAGCTCCGGATCGCGCTGCAGCCGCTGCAACAGCACCCCGGTGGTCACCACCTCCACCGCCGTACGCGGCCCGGCCCGCCGCTCCCCGCGCACGGTGAAGCCGACGCGGTCGCCCACCCGCTCGCCCAGCAGCCACGCCATTCGCCGGGCCGCCGCGCGGGCCGCGATCCGGCGCGGCTCGGCGACGACCACCCGCCGCCGCGGCCCCTCGCCGGTCAGCCCGGCGAGCTCCAGCGGCACCAGGGTCGTCTTGCCGGTGCCCGGCGGCGCGCACAGCACCGCGGCACCGGTCGTGTCGAGGGCGTCGCGCAGCGTGGGCAGCGCACTGCGGACGGGCAGCTGGGCGAGGGCGGCGCCGGGCGTCCCGGCGGCCGGGGAAGGGCTGAGGCTCACCGCTCCAGTCTGCCGCCCGGCTGCTCCGCCCCGGCCGCCCGCCCCGGAAGCGTCACGCCCCGTCCGCCGCACACACGAAGATCGCCGTCCCCGGGATCAGATGCCCCCGCAGCGGCGACCAGCCGCCCCACTCCTGGGTGTTCCATTCCGGCCACTCCGGTTCGACGAGGTCCACCAGCCGGAAGCCGGCCGCCACCACGTCCCGCACCCGGTCGCCCAGCGTCCGGTGGTGCTCCACGTACACCGCCCGCCCGTTCTCGTCCTGCTCGACGTACGGCGTGCGGTCGAAGTACGAGGCCGCCACCGACAGCCCCTCCGGCCCCGGCTCGTCGGGGAACGCCCAGCGGATCGGATGGGTCACCGAGAAGACGAACCGCCCGCCCGGCCGCAGCACCCGCCGCACCTCGCGCAGCACCTGCACGGGCTCGGCGACGAACGGCAGCGCCCCGTAGGCGGAACACGCCAGGTCGAAGGAGTCGTCGCGGAACGGCAGCGCGCCCGCGTCCGCCTCCACCAGGTCGACGGTGCCGTCGGCCGTCCCGCCGGCGATCCGCAGCGCATGCTGGAGCTGCCGGTGGGAGAGGTCCAGGGCCACCGGGTGCGCCCCCTGGGCGGCCAGCCAGCGGGAGCACTGCGCCGCGCCGGCGCCGATCTCCAGGACGCGTCGTCCCTTCAGTTCGGCGGCCGGCCCCAGGAGCGCGGCGTCCGCCTCGTCGAGCCCCTCCGGGCCCCAGACGAACCGGTCGTCGCCGAGGAACGCGCCGTGCTCCCTCTGGTACTCGTCCGCATTGCGGTCCCACCAGCCTCGGCTGGCCCGGCTGCTCTCGGCGTCCGAGGTGTCACGGCGAGTCGCCTCCGGCTCGCTGTCTTCCACGTATTGGCTCATCGCGCCCGTCGTCGTAGTCTTCGCTGTGCTTGTCGCAGCGGGGGACTGTGAGGCCGTGCGGCCTCGCGGAACATCGCGTGCGCCGGTTATGGGGCGTTCTGTCCCCGGTGTGCGCCTTTCGCGCATTGACCCTGTCCGGCTGCCCCCGTATGCTACAAGTTGCGCTGCGGGCCTGCGCGCCTCGGACGGAGCAGGCCGCGCTCGCATCTGTATGAATGTCCCCTCGGTTTTGAGGCGTTTCGGGTTGCTCCGGTTTTGCGGGGCGTCCGGAGGATGCGCCTTAGACGCTGTCCGGTCTGATGCAGAGGCGATACGGGCTCTCGGCGTAGCAGTACCTACGACTTCAATGTCCGTACCGGAGCCCTTTCCCACATGACGAGCAGCACCGAGACCACCGCCACCACCCCGCAGGTTGCGGTCAACGACATCGGTAACGAGGAAGCTTTCCTCGCCGCGATCGACGAGACGATCAAGTACTTCAACGACGGCGACATCGTCGACGGCGTCATCGTGAAGGTCGACCGGGACGAGGTCCTGCTCGACATCGGTTACAAGACCGAAGGCGTCATCCCGAGCCGTGAGCTCTCGATCAAGCACGACGTCGACCCCAACGAGGTCGTCGCCGTCGGTGACGAGATCGAGGCCCTTGTCCTTCAGAAGGAGGACAAGGAAGGCCGCCTGATCCTCTCGAAGAAGCGCGCCCAGTACGAGCGTGCCTGGGGCACCATCGAGAAGATCAAGGAAGAGGACGGGATCGTCACCGGTACCGTCATCGAGGTCGTCAAGGGTGGTCTCATCCTCGACATCGGCCTCCGCGGCTTCCTCCCGGCCTCCCTGGTCGAGATGCGCCGTGTCCGCGACCTTCAGCCCTACGTGGGCAAGGAGCTCGAGGCCAAGATCATCGAGCTGGACAAGAACCGCAACAACGTGGTCCTGTCCCGCCGCGCCTGGCTGGAGCAGACCCAGAGCGAGGTCCGTCAGACCTTCCTCACCACCCTCCAGAAGGGTCAGGTGCGCTCCGGCGTCGTCTCCTCCATCGTCAACTTCGGTGCCTTCGTGGACCTGGGTGGCGTCGACGGTCTCGTCCACGTCTCCGAGCTGTCCTGGAAGCACATCGACCACCCGTCCGAGGTTGTCGAGGTCGGCCAGGAGGTCACGGTCGAGGTCCTGGACGTCGACATGGACCGCGAGCGCGTCTCCCTGTCGCTCAAGGCGACCCAGGAAGACCCGTGGCAGCAGTTCGCCCGCACCCACCAGATCGGCCAGGTCGTGCCCGGCAAGGTCACGAAGCTGGTGCCGTTCGGTGCGTTCGTCCGCGTGGACGAGGGCATCGAGGGTCTGGTCCACATCTCCGAGCTGGCCGAGCGCCACGTGGAGATCCCGGAGCAGGTCGTCCAGGTCAACGACGAGATCTTCGTCAAGGTCATCGACATCGACCTGGAGCGCCGCCGCATCAGCCTCTCGCTGAAGCAGGCCAACGAGTCCTTCGGCGCCGACCCGTCGGCGGTCGAGTTCGACCCGACCCTGTACGGCATGGCCGCGTCCTACGACGACCAGGGCAACTACATCTACCCCGAGGGCTTCGACCCGGAGACCAACGACTGGCTGGAGGGCTACGAGGCCCAGCGCGAGGCGTGGGAGCAGCAGTACGCCGAGGCGCAGCAGCGCTTCGAGCAGCACCAGGCCCAGGTCATCAAGTCCCGCGAGGCCGACGAGCAGGCTGCGGCCGAGGGCGCTGCCGCTCCGGCGGCCGGTGGCCAGGGTGGCGGCAACGTCTCCGGTGGCTCGTACTCCTCGGAGTCGGCGGACAACTCCGGCGCCCTGGCGTCGGACGAGGCCCTTGCCGCGCTCCGCGAGAAGCTGGCCGGCGGCCAGAGCTGAACGGTTCCACCCGTCAGCGCTAGCCGGTTGAGGTAGCTGAAGACGCGAGGCCCGCTCCCTTCGGGGGGCGGGCCTTCGTCATGGAGTGAGCCGGTTCCGGTGCCGGTGGGCCGGAATGGATCGGAATGCGTCGGATCGGCCGCGGGGTGGGCGCGCGTCGCTGGTCGGGCGAGGCGCGCTGGCCGACGGGGATTCCCGGGTCGGCGACGCCCCGGCCGCCGCTGACCGTGTTGTCGCCCGCGATGGTGACCGGGCAACCGCCCGCGTCGTAGTCGGCGATGTCGAAGCCGTGGCGGCCCGCGCCGGTGGTGTTGTCCAGGATCTGGACGTTGTCGCTCCTGTCGTCCGTGCCGCCCACATAGACGCCCTCGCCCGTTCCCCGGCCGTTTTTGCCGGTGTCACGGATGGCGCAGTTCCGGATGATCCCGTCCTTGCCGGACGTGCGGAAGCGCACGCCCTCCATGGCCAGGTCGTGGACGGTGACCGTGCCGATCACCACGCGGTTCGCGGAGTCCATCACGATGCCCTTCTGGCCGCCGGCGACGGTGATGCCCTGGACGGTCCGGTAGGACGCCCCGTCCAGATGGAGGCCGTAGCCGCCGCTGACGGTGAGCACGGCCTTGACCCGAACCGGTCAGCATGATGCGGGATGCGGGATGCGGGATGCGGGATGCGGGATGCGGCGCTGCCGGCGGTGGCGGACGAGAAGTTGCCGCGGTGGGTGCCGTCGGTGAGCCGGATGGTGTCGCCGGGTGCGGCGGCGGCCGGCGCGCTCTTGAGCTGTGCGGCGTTCGAGACCTCGACGATGCGGGCGGGGGAGGACGTCGCGGAGACGGAGACGGAGGCGGTGGCGGTGGCGCCGGCCGGGGCGGGGTGGGCGCTCCCTGGGCGGTGGCCAGGGAGCAGGCCATGAGCGGGAGCATGGCGGCGGCGAGGGCGGTGAGGGGTCCGGTACGCATTCAACTGTCGTTCCACATAGGAACCTTGGGCGGGAATGTGAATCGCTGGAGCGGTGGCGAAGCTGGAGGTACGGACCCAGGGGCGTCAAGGGTTCGGGGTGGAGTGGGGTGGCCTGGGGTGGGGTGGCCTGGAGGGGGTGGAGTGAGGTGGGGCGGGAGTGAAGGCGCGGTGCGGCAACTGGGCGGGGAGGCGCGGGGGTTCCTTGACGTGAACGACGGGGCGTTGGCGTTGGTGGGGGACTGCCGGAGCGGGAGGGGGCCCGGGTGATCGCGGAGGGGTGGACGGGAGGGGGCGGACGTGAGCGAGTTCCGGAGAAAGGGGTCGGGAATGCTGGCTCGGGAATGCCGGGGCCCATCCGGGACGTTCTTGCTCTTGGACACGAGGAGGAGCGGTCACTGTGTTGGATCCCCAGGGTTTGTACGAATGGGAGCCGAGCGGGCTCGCGGCGGTCGAGGCGATCACGGCCAGGGACTCCGCCGGTCTGGTGTTGCTGTACCACTTCGACGGCTACATCGACGCCGGCGAGACCGGCGACCAGATCGTGGAGAGGCTGTTGGACGGCCTGCCGCACCGGGTCGTGGCGCGCTTCGACCACGACCGGCTGGTCGACTACCGTGCGCGCCGGCCGCTGCTCACCTTCGAACGGCACCGCTGGACCTCGTATGAGGCCCCGCGCATCGAACTGCACCTGGTCCAGGACGCCACCGGGGCGCCCTTCCTGCTGCTGTCCGGGCCCGAACCGGACGTGGAGTGGGAGCGGTTCGCCGCGGCGGTGCGCCAGATAGTGGAGCGGCTCGGCGTCCGGCTGTCGGTCAACTTCCACGGCATCCCGATGGGTGTGCCGCACACCCGGCCGGTGGGGCTCACCCCGCACGGCAACCGCACGGACCTGATGCCGGGGCACAGCAGCTTCTTCGACGAGGCCCAGGTGCCCGGCAGCGCGGAGTCCCTGGTCGAGTTCCGGCTGGCCGAGGCGGGGCACGATGTCCTGGGCGTGGCGGCGCACGTGCCGCACTACATCGCCCGATCCGCGTACCCGGACGCCGCGCTGACCGCCCTGGAGGCGGTGACCGCCGCCACCGGACTGGTGCTGCCGAACGCCGCGCACGCGCTGCGCACGGAGGCGCTGCGGACGCAGGAGGAGATCGAGCGACAGATCTCCGAGGGCGATGAGGAACTGGTCGCCCTGGTCAGCGGCCTTGAGCACCAGTACGACGCGGTGGCCGGGGCGGAGACCCGGGGCAACCTCGTCGCCGAGCCGGTGGAACTCCCGTCGGCCGACGAGATCGGCCGGGAATTCGAACGATTCCTGGCGGAGCGCGAGGCCGAAGGCGGCGGGGGCGCGATCTGAGGCGGGTGCGGGGCAGGGCCGGGCGACTTTCGGCGGGGCGGCGCCCAAGGCGGTTCGCTCCCGGACCATTGTCTCGCCCGTGCCCTCTGTTCGCCGGCGATACCCGCGCACGGTTCGTGCGGCTCGCTGGTGGGGGAGTGGGCGCCGGTCGGGCGTGGAGCACCGCCCGGGAGTTCTGCCGCCGGGGCAGGCGTATAGCGTGGGGCCATGGTGAAGGTGGGGCTGACCGGCGGGATCGGTGCCGGCAAGAGTGAAGTGTCGCGGCTGCTGGCGTCGTACGGCGCGGTGATCGTGGATGCGGACAAGATCGCACGCGAGGTCGTCGAGCCGGGAACCCCTGGACTCGCGGCCGTGGTCGAGGAGTTCGGGGCGGAGGTCCTCGCGGCTGACGGCACCCTGGACCGGCCGAAGCTGGGCGCGTTGGTCTTCTCCGACCAGGAGAAGCTGAAGGCGCTCAACGCGATCGTGCACCCGCTTGTGGGCGCGCGGTCGGCCGAACTCGAGGCGTCGGCCGGGCCGGACGCCGTGGTCGTCCACGACGTGCCGCTCCTGACCGAGAACGGTCTGGCGCCGCTCTACGACCTGGTGGTGGTCGTCGACGCGACACCGCAGACCCAGCTGGACCGGTTGGTGCGGCTGCGCGGTATGGCGGAGGACG is a genomic window containing:
- a CDS encoding right-handed parallel beta-helix repeat-containing protein — protein: MLTVSGGYGLHLDGASYRTVQGITVAGGQKGIVMDSANRVVIGTVTVHDLAMEGVRFRTSGKDGIIRNCAIRDTGKNGRGTGEGVYVGGTDDRSDNVQILDNTTGAGRHGFDIADYDAGGCPVTIAGDNTVSGGRGVADPGIPVGQRASPDQRRAPTPRPIRRIPIHSGPPAPEPAHSMTKARPPKGAGLASSATSTG
- the hrpB gene encoding ATP-dependent helicase HrpB, with amino-acid sequence MSLSPSPAAGTPGAALAQLPVRSALPTLRDALDTTGAAVLCAPPGTGKTTLVPLELAGLTGEGPRRRVVVAEPRRIAARAAARRMAWLLGERVGDRVGFTVRGERRAGPRTAVEVVTTGVLLQRLQRDPELAGVDVVVLDECHERHLDADTCAAFLLDVRAALRPELRLLAASATTDAEGWARLLGGGEPAPVVAATGVSHPVEVVWAPPERPVAPPHGMRVDPALLAHVAAVVRRALREQAGDVLCFLPGVGEIARVAGQLAGVDAEVLQVHGRASAEVQDAVLAGGGGTSRSSEAENGGRARRVVLATSVAESSLTVPGVRVVVDSGLARVPRMDHARGLGALTTVRASRAAARQRAGRAGRQEPGVVYRCWAEGEDGRLPRFPDPEIKVADLTAFALQTACWGDPTASGLALLDAPPAGALAAAREVLTAIGAVDAAGRATERGVRMARLGLHPRLARALLDGATEVGVRRAAEVVALLSEEPPRSYGDDLAAAWRTARRGGDAYAARWRQEARRLAAAAGEPERDPGERRGPAAGGVASEDAVAGLLAALAFPERVARARGAGSYLMASGTGADLAGAGAGGRAGDGSRLRDAAWLAVAVADRPVAAASARVRLAAVIDEETAHAAAGALYSSGEEVHWADGEVVARQVTRLGAIELSARALTAPDPGLLRDAVVEGLRREGLGLLRWTAGATAVRQRMAFLHRELGAPWPEVSDAALLERVEDWLGTELGRARRRADLARVDAGQALARLLPWATGEAARFEELAPERIEVPSGSRVRVDYGGEQPVLAVKLQELFGLRESPRVAGGRVPVLVHLLSPAGRPAAVTADLASFWRDGYRAVRAELRGRYPKHPWPEDPSTAEPTRHTSARLRRG
- the rpsA gene encoding 30S ribosomal protein S1; this encodes MTSSTETTATTPQVAVNDIGNEEAFLAAIDETIKYFNDGDIVDGVIVKVDRDEVLLDIGYKTEGVIPSRELSIKHDVDPNEVVAVGDEIEALVLQKEDKEGRLILSKKRAQYERAWGTIEKIKEEDGIVTGTVIEVVKGGLILDIGLRGFLPASLVEMRRVRDLQPYVGKELEAKIIELDKNRNNVVLSRRAWLEQTQSEVRQTFLTTLQKGQVRSGVVSSIVNFGAFVDLGGVDGLVHVSELSWKHIDHPSEVVEVGQEVTVEVLDVDMDRERVSLSLKATQEDPWQQFARTHQIGQVVPGKVTKLVPFGAFVRVDEGIEGLVHISELAERHVEIPEQVVQVNDEIFVKVIDIDLERRRISLSLKQANESFGADPSAVEFDPTLYGMAASYDDQGNYIYPEGFDPETNDWLEGYEAQREAWEQQYAEAQQRFEQHQAQVIKSREADEQAAAEGAAAPAAGGQGGGNVSGGSYSSESADNSGALASDEALAALREKLAGGQS
- a CDS encoding PAC2 family protein translates to MLDPQGLYEWEPSGLAAVEAITARDSAGLVLLYHFDGYIDAGETGDQIVERLLDGLPHRVVARFDHDRLVDYRARRPLLTFERHRWTSYEAPRIELHLVQDATGAPFLLLSGPEPDVEWERFAAAVRQIVERLGVRLSVNFHGIPMGVPHTRPVGLTPHGNRTDLMPGHSSFFDEAQVPGSAESLVEFRLAEAGHDVLGVAAHVPHYIARSAYPDAALTALEAVTAATGLVLPNAAHALRTEALRTQEEIERQISEGDEELVALVSGLEHQYDAVAGAETRGNLVAEPVELPSADEIGREFERFLAEREAEGGGGAI
- the coaE gene encoding dephospho-CoA kinase, which gives rise to MVKVGLTGGIGAGKSEVSRLLASYGAVIVDADKIAREVVEPGTPGLAAVVEEFGAEVLAADGTLDRPKLGALVFSDQEKLKALNAIVHPLVGARSAELEASAGPDAVVVHDVPLLTENGLAPLYDLVVVVDATPQTQLDRLVRLRGMAEDEVRRRMAAQATREERLAVADLVIDNDGPLEALEPQVREVWERLRGA
- a CDS encoding class I SAM-dependent methyltransferase, yielding MSQYVEDSEPEATRRDTSDAESSRASRGWWDRNADEYQREHGAFLGDDRFVWGPEGLDEADAALLGPAAELKGRRVLEIGAGAAQCSRWLAAQGAHPVALDLSHRQLQHALRIAGGTADGTVDLVEADAGALPFRDDSFDLACSAYGALPFVAEPVQVLREVRRVLRPGGRFVFSVTHPIRWAFPDEPGPEGLSVAASYFDRTPYVEQDENGRAVYVEHHRTLGDRVRDVVAAGFRLVDLVEPEWPEWNTQEWGGWSPLRGHLIPGTAIFVCAADGA